One Streptomyces mobaraensis NBRC 13819 = DSM 40847 DNA segment encodes these proteins:
- a CDS encoding phosphoribosylaminoimidazolesuccinocarboxamide synthase produces MSGFVEKPEPVEVPGLVHLHTGKVRDLYRDAEGRLVMVASDRMSAYDWVLPTEIPDKGRILTQLSLWWFDRLTDLVPHHVLSTELPPGAPADWAGRTLVCRSLDMLPVECVARGHLAGSGLREYEQTRTVCGLALPEGLTDGAELPSPIFTPATKAEVGEHDENVSYEEVARRVGAETAAELRQITLAVYDRARGIARDRGIVLADTKFEFGRAEDGELILADEVLTPDSSRFWPADQWQPGRPQPSFDKQYIRDWLTSPAAGWDRHGHLPPPPLPEDVVEQTRSRYVEAYERLTLTRWT; encoded by the coding sequence GTGTCCGGATTCGTCGAGAAGCCCGAACCTGTCGAGGTGCCGGGCCTTGTGCATCTGCACACCGGCAAGGTGCGCGACCTCTACCGGGACGCGGAAGGCCGGCTGGTGATGGTCGCCAGCGACCGCATGTCCGCCTACGACTGGGTGCTGCCCACCGAGATCCCGGACAAGGGCCGCATCCTCACCCAGCTCTCCCTCTGGTGGTTCGACCGCCTCACCGACCTGGTCCCGCACCACGTCCTCTCCACCGAGCTGCCGCCCGGCGCCCCCGCCGACTGGGCGGGCCGGACGCTCGTCTGCCGCTCCCTCGACATGCTCCCCGTCGAGTGCGTGGCCCGCGGCCACCTCGCCGGCTCCGGGCTGCGCGAGTACGAGCAGACCCGCACCGTCTGCGGCCTCGCCCTCCCCGAGGGCCTGACCGACGGCGCCGAACTCCCCTCGCCGATCTTCACCCCCGCCACCAAGGCGGAGGTCGGCGAGCACGACGAGAACGTCTCCTACGAGGAGGTGGCCCGGCGCGTCGGCGCCGAGACGGCCGCCGAACTCCGCCAGATCACCCTCGCCGTCTACGACCGCGCCCGGGGCATCGCCCGCGACCGCGGGATCGTGCTGGCCGACACCAAGTTCGAGTTCGGCCGGGCCGAGGACGGCGAGCTGATCCTCGCGGACGAGGTTCTGACCCCGGACTCCTCCCGCTTCTGGCCCGCCGACCAGTGGCAGCCGGGCCGCCCGCAGCCGTCGTTCGACAAGCAGTACATCCGCGACTGGCTGACCTCGCCCGCCGCCGGCTGGGACCGGCACGGCCACCTGCCGCCGCCCCCGCTGCCGGAGGACGTCGTCGAGCAGACGCGCTCCCGCTACGTGGAGGCGTACGAGCGGCTGACGCTCACCCGCTGGACGTGA
- a CDS encoding N,N-dimethylformamidase beta subunit family domain-containing protein, protein MARAAADPFPEPPLAWLAGCTTAGSPTTGSTTAGSPTAAASATAGSTTAVPTTTGSTTAVPTTAGSPTAAASTTAGSTTAVPTTTGSTTADPATTGSTTTGSTTSDPTTPAPPTAAPPTAPRPWYATADDVRRPIRGFTSDSAVAPGESVAFRVSVEPPRPFTVEVYRVGHYAGHGAARMAVSPPLDGLTQPPPLVAGRAVACHHWWLSWRLDVPPHWPPGAYVAVLATADGERAHVPFTVRDGTPADLLLVLPDLTWQAHNVYPEDGRTGAGLRHAWDERGRLLGEADAAVTVSADRPYAGTGLPPDVGPVYDVVRWAERYGYDLGYAHATDLHAGRVDPTRYRGLVFPGPDRYWSAPLRRAVEAARDAGTSLVFLGAGALARQVVTAPSPAGPDRLLTCRRQRSGGRAAPWRDTAPEQQLLGIQHAGRVPRPAPLVVRNTDHWLWEGTGAAEGDELPGLVAGDADRYHPRTALPPHTERILLAHSPYRDADGVRRHQETSLYRAPSGALVFAAGTAGWAPALDRPGHADPRVQRATANLLDHICKRA, encoded by the coding sequence CTGGCCCGCGCCGCGGCCGACCCCTTTCCCGAGCCCCCGCTCGCCTGGCTGGCCGGCTGCACGACGGCCGGTTCCCCAACGACTGGCTCCACGACGGCCGGTTCCCCAACGGCGGCCGCCTCCGCAACGGCTGGCTCGACAACGGCCGTCCCCACGACAACCGGCTCCACGACGGCCGTCCCCACGACGGCCGGTTCCCCAACGGCGGCCGCCTCCACAACGGCTGGCTCGACAACGGCCGTCCCCACGACAACCGGCTCCACGACGGCCGACCCCGCGACAACCGGCTCCACGACGACCGGTTCCACAACGTCCGACCCCACGACGCCGGCCCCCCCAACGGCCGCCCCCCCAACAGCCCCCCGCCCCTGGTACGCCACCGCCGACGACGTCCGCCGCCCCATCCGCGGCTTCACCTCCGACTCCGCCGTCGCCCCCGGCGAGTCCGTGGCCTTCCGGGTCTCCGTGGAGCCGCCGCGCCCGTTCACCGTCGAGGTGTACCGGGTCGGCCACTACGCGGGCCACGGTGCCGCGCGGATGGCCGTCAGCCCGCCGCTGGACGGGCTGACGCAGCCGCCGCCGCTGGTGGCCGGGCGGGCCGTGGCCTGCCACCACTGGTGGCTGTCCTGGCGGCTGGACGTGCCGCCGCACTGGCCGCCGGGCGCGTACGTCGCCGTCCTCGCCACGGCCGACGGGGAGCGGGCGCACGTCCCGTTCACCGTTCGCGACGGCACCCCCGCCGACCTGCTGCTCGTCCTCCCCGACCTCACCTGGCAGGCGCACAACGTCTACCCCGAGGACGGCCGCACCGGCGCCGGCCTGCGGCACGCCTGGGACGAGCGCGGCCGGCTGCTCGGCGAGGCGGACGCGGCCGTCACCGTCAGCGCCGACCGCCCGTACGCGGGCACCGGCCTGCCGCCCGACGTCGGGCCCGTCTACGACGTCGTCCGCTGGGCCGAGCGCTACGGCTACGACCTCGGCTACGCCCACGCAACCGACCTGCACGCCGGCCGCGTCGACCCCACCCGCTACCGCGGCCTGGTCTTCCCCGGCCCGGACCGGTACTGGTCCGCGCCGCTGCGCCGCGCCGTCGAGGCCGCCCGCGACGCCGGCACCTCGCTCGTCTTCCTCGGTGCCGGCGCCCTGGCCCGGCAGGTTGTGACCGCCCCCTCGCCGGCCGGTCCCGACCGGCTGCTGACCTGCCGCAGGCAGCGCTCCGGCGGCCGGGCCGCGCCCTGGCGCGACACCGCCCCCGAACAGCAGCTGCTCGGCATCCAGCACGCAGGCCGCGTCCCCCGCCCGGCCCCCCTCGTCGTCCGCAACACCGACCACTGGTTGTGGGAGGGCACCGGCGCCGCCGAGGGCGACGAGCTGCCGGGCCTGGTCGCGGGCGACGCCGACCGCTACCACCCGCGCACCGCCCTCCCCCCGCACACCGAACGCATCCTGCTCGCCCACTCCCCGTACCGCGACGCCGACGGGGTCCGCCGCCACCAGGAGACCTCGCTGTACCGGGCCCCCAGCGGCGCCCTGGTCTTCGCCGCCGGCACCGCCGGCTGGGCCCCGGCCCTGGACCGTCCCGGCCATGCCGACCCACGCGTCCAGCGCGCCACCGCCAACCTCCTGGACCACATCTGCAAACGGGCCTGA
- a CDS encoding IS110 family transposase, whose protein sequence is MVDTTATDLFLGLDLGKEFHHAHGRTGDGRTVHDKRLPNTEPKLLELFTKLVAKFGTVLVIVDQVANIGALPLTVARASGCRVAYLPGLSMRRAADLHPGEAKTDARDAFVIAETARTMPHTLRAVDRDDEVLAELTMLTGYDNDLAGEVNRTTNRLRGLLSQIHPSLERVLGPRLAYPYVQALLARHGSPAKLKRLGRARCEALLKAHGSRKAKQLAGEISDALAEQTLVVPGTEASALIVPGLAAQLAAAHTQRQATEQEIAALLEALPLFHLLTSLPGMGVRTTAAVIVAIGDGTGFPTAGHLASYAGLAPATKSSGTSIRGEHAPHRGNRLLKRALFQAAFAATGCKSDPSSRIYYDRQRTRGKTHTQAILRLARQRVNVIHAMIRNGTLYEPRALDLAA, encoded by the coding sequence ATGGTCGACACGACCGCGACAGATCTCTTCCTCGGCCTGGACCTGGGCAAGGAGTTCCACCACGCCCACGGCCGGACCGGGGACGGCAGGACCGTGCACGACAAGCGGCTGCCCAACACCGAGCCGAAACTGCTGGAGCTGTTCACCAAGCTGGTGGCGAAGTTCGGTACCGTCCTGGTGATCGTGGACCAGGTCGCCAACATCGGCGCGCTGCCGCTGACGGTGGCCCGCGCGAGCGGGTGCCGGGTGGCCTACCTGCCGGGACTGTCGATGCGGCGGGCCGCCGACCTGCATCCCGGTGAGGCCAAGACAGACGCCCGCGACGCGTTCGTGATCGCCGAGACCGCCCGGACCATGCCGCACACCTTGCGCGCGGTGGACCGTGACGACGAGGTACTGGCCGAGCTGACCATGCTCACCGGCTACGACAACGACCTGGCCGGCGAGGTGAACCGCACCACCAACCGGCTGCGCGGCCTGCTCTCCCAGATCCACCCCTCCCTGGAACGCGTGCTCGGCCCGCGCCTGGCCTACCCCTACGTCCAAGCCCTCCTGGCCCGGCACGGCTCCCCGGCGAAGCTGAAGAGACTCGGCCGGGCCCGCTGCGAGGCCCTGCTCAAAGCGCACGGCTCGCGCAAGGCGAAGCAGCTGGCCGGGGAGATCTCCGACGCGCTGGCCGAGCAGACTCTCGTCGTTCCCGGCACCGAGGCGTCCGCGCTGATCGTTCCGGGCCTGGCCGCTCAGCTCGCCGCCGCCCACACCCAGCGACAGGCCACCGAGCAGGAGATCGCCGCCCTGCTGGAGGCCCTCCCTCTTTTCCACCTCCTGACGTCCCTGCCCGGCATGGGCGTCAGGACCACCGCCGCGGTGATCGTCGCGATCGGTGACGGCACCGGCTTCCCCACCGCCGGACACCTCGCCTCCTACGCCGGACTCGCCCCCGCAACGAAGTCCTCGGGCACCTCCATCCGCGGCGAGCACGCTCCCCACCGCGGCAACCGGCTCCTCAAACGCGCCCTGTTCCAGGCCGCGTTCGCCGCGACCGGCTGCAAGAGCGACCCGTCCTCGCGGATCTACTACGACCGCCAGCGAACCCGCGGCAAGACTCACACCCAGGCGATCCTCCGCCTGGCCCGGCAACGCGTGAACGTCATCCACGCGATGATCCGCAACGGCACCCTCTACGAACCCCGCGCCCTCGACCTCGCTGCCTGA
- the purD gene encoding phosphoribosylamine--glycine ligase, translating to MKVLVIGGGAREHALCRSLSLDPDVTALHCAPGNAGIAETAQVHPVDALDGAAVAELAAALEADLVVVGPEAPLVAGVADAVRARGIPAFGPSAEAARLEGSKAFAKSVMASANVPTARSYVCSTPAEIDAALDAFGAPYVVKDDGLAAGKGVVVTPDVDVARAHALACDQVVIEEFLDGPEVSLFAVTDGETVVPLQPAQDFKRALDGDQGPNTGGMGAYSPLPWADPGLVDEVLRTVLQPTVDELRRRGTPFSGLLYAGLAITSRGVRVIEFNARFGDPETQVVLARLKTPLSGLLHAAATGALASFPPLRWADDAAVTVVVASHNYPGTPRTGDAIEGLDEADAVDGAYVLHAGTSRDASGAVVSAGGRVLSVTATGAGIPAARERAYEAVARVRMRGAQYRTDIAAGK from the coding sequence GTGAAGGTCCTCGTCATCGGCGGCGGCGCCCGCGAACACGCCCTGTGCCGCTCCCTGTCCCTCGACCCCGACGTCACCGCTCTGCACTGCGCTCCCGGCAACGCCGGCATCGCCGAGACCGCCCAGGTGCACCCGGTCGACGCCCTCGACGGCGCGGCGGTGGCGGAACTCGCCGCCGCCCTCGAAGCCGACCTCGTCGTCGTCGGCCCGGAGGCCCCGCTGGTCGCCGGGGTCGCCGACGCCGTCCGCGCGCGCGGCATCCCCGCCTTCGGGCCGTCCGCCGAGGCGGCGCGGCTGGAGGGCTCCAAGGCGTTCGCCAAGTCCGTGATGGCCTCGGCGAACGTGCCCACCGCCCGCAGCTACGTCTGTTCCACCCCCGCCGAGATCGACGCCGCGCTCGACGCCTTCGGTGCCCCCTACGTCGTCAAGGACGACGGTCTGGCGGCCGGCAAGGGCGTCGTCGTCACCCCCGACGTGGACGTGGCCCGCGCCCACGCGCTCGCCTGCGACCAGGTGGTGATCGAGGAGTTCCTGGACGGGCCGGAGGTGTCGCTGTTCGCCGTCACCGACGGCGAGACGGTCGTCCCGCTCCAGCCCGCGCAGGACTTCAAGCGCGCCCTCGACGGCGACCAGGGACCGAACACCGGCGGCATGGGCGCCTACTCACCGCTGCCCTGGGCCGACCCCGGCCTGGTGGACGAGGTCCTGCGGACCGTGCTCCAGCCGACGGTGGACGAGCTGCGGCGGCGGGGCACGCCGTTCTCCGGCCTGCTCTACGCCGGGCTGGCGATCACCTCGCGCGGGGTGCGGGTGATCGAGTTCAACGCGCGCTTCGGCGACCCGGAGACGCAGGTCGTGCTCGCGCGCCTGAAGACGCCCCTGTCGGGGCTGCTGCACGCGGCCGCGACCGGCGCGCTCGCGTCGTTCCCGCCCCTGCGCTGGGCGGACGACGCTGCGGTGACCGTCGTCGTCGCGTCCCACAACTACCCCGGGACGCCGCGGACGGGCGACGCCATCGAGGGCCTGGACGAGGCGGACGCCGTGGACGGCGCGTACGTGCTGCACGCGGGGACGTCGCGCGACGCTTCGGGCGCTGTGGTCAGCGCCGGGGGGCGGGTGCTTTCCGTGACGGCCACGGGGGCCGGCATTCCCGCGGCGCGGGAGCGGGCTTACGAGGCGGTGGCGCGGGTGCGGATGCGCGGGGCGCAGTATCGGACGGACATCGCGGCGGGCAAGTAG